In Pelosinus sp. IPA-1, a single window of DNA contains:
- a CDS encoding AbgT family transporter — MSGMVTSPEEKISNGGFLKKLEIMGNKLPNPAILFLILIAILAVISAILSSLNVTAVHPMTHKPILIKSLLSQEGLHWILTEMIRNYINFPPLGMIMVLTLGIGLAEKVGMMDVAIKASIHSIPKKYVTFAIVFISFMSHLASDAAIVVVPPIAAMLFYSLGRHPFAGFAASLAAIYSGFTANLLIVTTDVLLSGITTQAAKIVDPNAVVTPIDNWYFMSFSVFYLSVLTTIITEKFVEPRLGVYKGIKEVTLEKPSLQQINALRTTGIAALIFIVILLVMLVPEGAILRNPETGAIAGSPFMKGIVPLLFLFLLTLGLTYGIKSGSIRNADNVISMMSESFKGLSGFLVMAFAIAQFIAAFGWTNIATLVATSGAEFLQSINMTGLPALLCFMLFGQFLGLFTASGSAVWALLSPVFVPMFMLLGYHPAFIQMAFRAGDGSLNTIGIVNPFLPLFLEGLGKYKSDTGIGTYLSLMVPYAISFLIMWYLLFIFWYLTGWPVGPGAPQRLW; from the coding sequence TTTTTGAAAAAGCTTGAAATCATGGGAAATAAGCTACCCAATCCAGCAATACTGTTTCTTATACTCATCGCAATTCTTGCAGTTATTTCAGCCATTTTGTCATCACTTAATGTAACAGCTGTTCATCCGATGACCCATAAGCCGATATTAATAAAAAGCCTATTGAGCCAAGAAGGTTTGCATTGGATACTAACAGAAATGATTAGGAATTATATTAACTTTCCTCCGCTGGGTATGATTATGGTTTTGACTTTGGGAATCGGCCTTGCAGAAAAAGTTGGCATGATGGATGTTGCAATTAAAGCTTCTATTCATTCCATACCGAAAAAATATGTCACTTTTGCCATTGTGTTTATCAGTTTTATGAGTCATTTAGCATCAGATGCTGCGATTGTCGTTGTTCCACCGATTGCGGCTATGTTATTCTATTCTTTGGGTAGACATCCATTTGCTGGATTTGCTGCCTCCCTTGCTGCTATTTATTCTGGATTCACAGCAAATCTTTTAATTGTTACAACAGATGTACTGCTTTCTGGAATTACGACCCAGGCTGCCAAAATTGTGGACCCTAATGCAGTAGTGACACCCATTGATAATTGGTATTTTATGAGCTTCTCGGTTTTTTACCTTTCCGTACTGACAACTATTATTACTGAGAAATTTGTTGAACCACGTCTTGGTGTCTATAAAGGAATTAAAGAAGTGACGCTTGAAAAGCCTAGCCTTCAGCAAATCAATGCGCTGCGCACCACTGGCATTGCAGCCTTGATCTTTATCGTAATACTACTGGTGATGCTGGTTCCTGAAGGAGCTATACTAAGAAATCCTGAAACGGGAGCCATTGCCGGTTCGCCATTTATGAAAGGGATTGTACCTTTACTCTTTCTGTTTTTACTCACCCTGGGTCTTACCTATGGAATAAAATCTGGTTCAATTCGTAATGCTGATAACGTAATTAGCATGATGAGTGAATCCTTTAAAGGATTGTCTGGATTTCTTGTCATGGCATTCGCCATCGCGCAGTTTATTGCTGCTTTTGGCTGGACTAATATTGCTACCTTAGTGGCGACGAGTGGAGCAGAATTTTTGCAAAGCATCAATATGACGGGTCTACCTGCATTGTTATGCTTTATGCTATTTGGTCAGTTTTTAGGTTTGTTCACTGCCAGTGGCTCTGCTGTGTGGGCACTTTTATCTCCAGTGTTTGTCCCAATGTTCATGCTATTGGGGTATCACCCAGCTTTTATTCAGATGGCATTCCGAGCAGGTGATGGCTCACTGAATACAATTGGGATCGTAAATCCCTTCCTGCCTCTATTTTTGGAAGGACTGGGTAAGTATAAATCGGATACCGGGATAGGGACATACTTATCGCTAATGGTGCCATACGCAATTTCTTTTTTAATCATGTGGTATCTATTGTTTATCTTCTGGTATCTGACTGGATGGCCAGTTGGACCAGGGGCACCTCAGCGTTTATGGTGA